From a single Shewanella denitrificans OS217 genomic region:
- a CDS encoding GNAT family N-acetyltransferase, whose translation MKISSNTINLRLLDKSDWELFKVLNTCPKIMEHVFEPFSIEETKKRFEERTQPWDGEVGQWLCLAIDEINTGEKLGSIGLKITNDKARIAEVGYLLRIEAHGKGVASEALKLLKNYAFTTLNLNKLVATCSTKNIGSYKVLEKAGFSREGCLKQNSIINNKYKDDYVYGLCAPQE comes from the coding sequence GTGAAGATATCAAGTAACACAATAAATCTGCGTCTCTTAGATAAATCAGATTGGGAATTGTTTAAAGTTTTAAATACTTGCCCAAAAATTATGGAGCATGTATTCGAACCATTTTCTATCGAAGAAACTAAGAAAAGATTTGAAGAGCGTACCCAGCCTTGGGATGGCGAGGTAGGCCAGTGGCTGTGTTTAGCCATTGACGAAATTAATACAGGTGAAAAGTTGGGAAGCATAGGTTTAAAAATCACTAATGATAAAGCAAGGATAGCTGAAGTAGGCTACTTACTTAGAATTGAAGCCCATGGAAAAGGAGTGGCCTCAGAGGCATTAAAGCTCCTTAAGAACTACGCATTTACGACGCTTAACTTAAATAAACTCGTTGCTACCTGTTCAACAAAGAATATAGGTTCATACAAAGTGCTAGAAAAAGCCGGCTTTTCACGAGAAGGTTGTTTAAAACAAAACTCAATCATTAATAACAAATATAAAGATGATTATGTTTATGGCTTGTGTGCGCCGCAAGAATAG
- a CDS encoding GFA family protein — protein sequence MSVSEANCLCGAVNITAEDIDPKFTVCHCQSCRTWGGAPFFAVKCGTKVTIEGDDKVKMYQSSAWASRGFCTECGTHLFYKFKATGEYNMPVGLFPNLEGLKMDMQYFSDMRPSYYCFSNETKEMTTAEIMAYFASSV from the coding sequence ATGTCTGTTTCTGAAGCCAATTGCCTTTGTGGTGCTGTAAACATCACTGCCGAAGATATCGACCCTAAATTTACCGTGTGTCACTGCCAATCATGCCGGACCTGGGGCGGCGCGCCATTTTTCGCGGTTAAATGTGGCACTAAAGTGACCATAGAAGGCGATGATAAGGTAAAAATGTATCAATCATCCGCTTGGGCATCTCGCGGCTTTTGCACTGAGTGCGGCACGCATTTGTTTTATAAATTCAAAGCCACCGGTGAATATAATATGCCTGTGGGCCTGTTTCCAAACCTAGAGGGGCTTAAGATGGATATGCAATACTTTAGCGATATGCGCCCTAGTTACTACTGCTTTTCCAATGAAACCAAAGAGATGACAACCGCTGAAATCATGGCTTATTTCGCCTCATCAGTGTAG
- a CDS encoding M35 family metallo-endopeptidase: MMKKTTLQIIGLSAALLSTGALADGIRASLAMDKQSYASQQDVYVTLTLTNEEPKAVKLLKWYTAADGVEEALFKVSVDGQEQPYLGAHYKRPAPTLKDYIKLKSGQSLSYKIELSSLYDMSQTGNYEISYDVSNLKLMGPGTSKNNSLSPMSQSLSNEKVKTDKVNFYLEGRKIASPTHELTADGIVSTMASAAGGSVSFTGRCSNSEQSSILSGLSAARSMAANAKSYMQFSSPTTRYNTWFGSYSSSRWNTVANNFSNIDSALNNEPLTFDCKCSKSYFAYVYPTQPYKVYLCNAFWSAPTSGTDSKGGTIIHELSHFNIVAGTDDIVYGQSGAKSLAISNPAQAIQNADSHEYFAENTPNQN, translated from the coding sequence ATGATGAAGAAAACTACCCTCCAAATTATCGGACTTAGCGCAGCGCTTTTAAGCACCGGTGCCTTAGCAGATGGCATACGTGCAAGCCTAGCCATGGATAAGCAAAGTTATGCCAGCCAACAAGACGTTTATGTCACTCTGACCTTGACCAATGAAGAACCTAAAGCCGTTAAATTATTAAAATGGTATACCGCCGCCGATGGCGTAGAAGAGGCCCTGTTCAAGGTAAGTGTCGATGGTCAAGAACAGCCCTATTTAGGTGCTCACTACAAGCGTCCTGCACCCACACTGAAAGACTATATTAAACTTAAATCTGGCCAAAGCCTGTCATACAAGATTGAATTATCGTCTCTGTATGACATGTCACAAACGGGTAATTATGAGATTAGCTACGATGTCAGCAACCTTAAGTTAATGGGCCCAGGTACTAGCAAAAACAACAGCTTATCACCTATGAGCCAAAGCCTAAGTAACGAAAAAGTTAAAACAGACAAGGTCAACTTCTATTTAGAAGGCCGAAAAATAGCCTCTCCTACCCATGAATTAACAGCCGATGGCATAGTCAGTACTATGGCCAGCGCTGCAGGCGGTTCGGTGTCATTCACAGGCCGCTGCAGTAACTCAGAGCAGAGTTCTATTTTATCAGGCCTAAGCGCTGCAAGAAGCATGGCAGCTAATGCCAAATCATATATGCAATTTAGCAGCCCAACTACACGTTATAACACTTGGTTTGGTAGCTACAGCTCAAGCCGTTGGAACACTGTTGCTAATAACTTCAGCAACATAGACAGTGCGCTAAACAATGAGCCACTGACCTTCGACTGTAAGTGCAGCAAGAGCTACTTTGCCTACGTATACCCGACTCAGCCTTACAAAGTTTATTTATGTAATGCCTTCTGGAGCGCGCCAACTTCAGGTACTGACTCTAAAGGCGGCACCATCATTCATGAGCTAAGCCACTTTAATATCGTTGCTGGAACTGATGATATCGTTTATGGCCAAAGCGGCGCTAAGTCTCTTGCCATCAGCAATCCAGCACAAGCGATTCAAAATGCTGACAGTCATGAATACTTCGCTGAGAACACGCCTAATCAGAACTAA
- a CDS encoding antibiotic biosynthesis monooxygenase family protein, with translation MEQISVINTIVVPTGMEAEAESIRAEYVEYFKKQQGFVSSTFYKSFIREAEGSIKYVNIVVWESYAHFELVVNKGFQNEQGENSDGKRVLGKGFPEPIVVSAGQYRIIEHTKV, from the coding sequence ATGGAACAGATCAGTGTAATCAATACTATAGTCGTTCCAACAGGCATGGAGGCTGAAGCCGAGTCTATCCGTGCAGAATATGTTGAATATTTTAAAAAACAACAAGGTTTCGTCAGTTCAACTTTTTACAAATCCTTTATTCGAGAAGCTGAAGGCTCGATAAAATATGTCAACATAGTCGTCTGGGAATCCTACGCTCATTTTGAACTGGTTGTAAATAAAGGCTTTCAAAACGAACAAGGTGAAAATAGCGATGGTAAGCGGGTTCTTGGTAAAGGATTCCCTGAGCCAATTGTCGTTTCAGCTGGTCAGTATCGAATTATCGAGCATACAAAGGTATAG
- a CDS encoding GNAT family N-acetyltransferase: MQNLLQGHQSGRVEMISSSAEHIRIELETPELLAEKLNAFVSEHWPSGEYDRDAMAFFLSCFETGGDAAQGWYGWYAINIDAAQGARALVGAGGYFGPPDADGIVEIGYSVLPEWQRRGYATEMVNMLVAHALSFDNISKIIAHTSAENIASVNVLTSCGFNAVATFEAKSEGNLRFEYLDRNLG, encoded by the coding sequence ATGCAGAATTTATTACAGGGTCATCAATCAGGGCGAGTGGAGATGATTTCTTCATCGGCTGAACATATTCGCATAGAGCTTGAAACCCCTGAATTACTGGCTGAAAAGTTAAACGCATTTGTGTCAGAACATTGGCCATCGGGAGAGTATGATCGGGATGCGATGGCGTTTTTCCTGTCGTGTTTTGAAACCGGTGGCGATGCGGCGCAAGGTTGGTACGGCTGGTATGCCATCAACATAGATGCGGCACAAGGGGCCAGAGCATTAGTCGGGGCCGGTGGTTATTTTGGCCCTCCAGATGCTGATGGGATTGTCGAGATTGGCTATTCAGTATTGCCAGAGTGGCAGCGCCGTGGCTACGCCACTGAAATGGTTAACATGTTAGTGGCTCACGCGTTATCCTTTGATAACATAAGTAAAATTATCGCTCACACCTCAGCAGAGAATATCGCCTCCGTTAATGTATTAACCTCTTGTGGTTTTAACGCTGTTGCCACTTTTGAAGCTAAGAGTGAGGGCAATCTGCGCTTTGAATATCTAGATCGTAATTTGGGCTAG
- a CDS encoding M23 family metallopeptidase, whose translation MNISKIRCTALWIGRTLSMSVVMILPTMASDVPVNQYHIEPSEINLMAQSSILLPFNNRMFLYGTDASQFDLTDFIYVNAPDLTDKKETISHWAGYYSINPKVVLTLMEMQSQLISFPTAAALNRPLGALSGKQGFEEQLQDVLSQLSQRFYAYEELQLKGQRQQSTEAINASSFALLDLLSSNPLEQKNQAAMASDEVLGLDQFLEQFRLLFGNSDSELLMSPAPKNGVALDSTQSMQNVTPMANVTINSLPPSNMLQMPWRQGYSWQANGAHSHTGSGYPLSSIDVSYDWPQWGSSTYSVTAAHGGTVNVLSRCQVRVTNTNGWATNYYHMDQITVRNGQYVNPNTVMGIYANNRNTALCEGGSSTGPHLHFSLLKDGRHMSLQGVNFGQYRINIGSYNYDNNCNRFNLFDLNNNRTLCAWTPLYNAGSI comes from the coding sequence ATGAATATTTCTAAAATACGTTGCACTGCATTATGGATAGGCCGCACGTTAAGCATGTCAGTAGTCATGATACTACCTACAATGGCATCTGATGTGCCTGTTAATCAGTATCATATTGAACCCTCAGAAATTAATTTGATGGCTCAATCCAGCATATTGCTACCATTTAATAATCGGATGTTTTTATATGGCACGGATGCATCTCAGTTTGATTTAACTGACTTCATTTATGTCAATGCCCCTGACTTAACTGATAAAAAAGAGACTATTTCCCATTGGGCCGGATATTACAGTATTAACCCCAAAGTTGTGCTGACGCTGATGGAAATGCAATCTCAATTAATTTCATTCCCTACAGCCGCAGCGCTCAATCGGCCTTTGGGAGCGCTATCGGGTAAGCAAGGTTTTGAAGAGCAGCTACAAGATGTATTATCTCAACTTTCGCAACGTTTTTATGCCTATGAAGAGCTCCAATTAAAAGGTCAACGCCAGCAAAGTACTGAAGCGATTAATGCATCGAGTTTCGCTTTATTGGATCTGTTAAGCAGTAACCCGTTAGAGCAAAAAAATCAAGCTGCCATGGCAAGCGACGAGGTTTTGGGGTTAGATCAATTTTTAGAGCAGTTTAGATTGTTATTTGGCAACAGTGACAGCGAGCTTTTAATGAGTCCTGCACCTAAGAATGGAGTTGCCCTCGATTCGACCCAGTCGATGCAAAACGTGACACCTATGGCAAATGTCACTATAAATAGTTTACCGCCGAGTAACATGCTGCAAATGCCTTGGCGTCAGGGATATTCATGGCAAGCTAATGGTGCTCATTCCCATACTGGGTCTGGCTACCCGCTATCATCTATCGATGTATCCTACGATTGGCCGCAATGGGGTAGTTCGACTTATTCTGTCACTGCAGCTCATGGTGGAACCGTTAATGTGTTGTCTCGCTGCCAAGTGCGGGTGACAAATACTAACGGTTGGGCGACCAACTATTATCATATGGACCAAATTACAGTGCGCAATGGCCAATATGTAAATCCAAATACCGTGATGGGTATCTATGCCAATAATAGAAATACAGCCTTGTGTGAAGGGGGAAGCTCAACAGGGCCCCATTTGCATTTCTCTTTGTTAAAGGATGGACGTCATATGTCGTTGCAAGGCGTGAATTTCGGTCAATACAGAATAAACATTGGTAGTTATAACTATGACAATAACTGCAATCGTTTCAATCTGTTTGATTTAAATAATAATCGTACTCTGTGCGCTTGGACGCCACTGTATAATGCTGGCAGTATCTAA
- a CDS encoding GGDEF domain-containing protein has translation MDFALATQLYPEEYWYQSDSYLKDEPEFDLIQVVQQLHASLEPRTVFACFGKVIGQHLPIQGIQLAVEQQKLSWGRHHGLSLQRNLCHNDTNMAFQYQLSAPLTPLQLMQLEKIEPLFALPFINALKYQKMANQAMFDALTGLGNRHYYSQSILNALARAQRKHGKVSLVVLDLDRFKNLNDEFGHKLGDTVLMEFAKVINKAIRNTDQAFRIGGDEFVIIVQGDEDAAGILCHRIMEFIPTNPLLNQFQVQTSMGVAGHKSAQNPEQLYEIADKALYSAKADGRNGFKIDKAS, from the coding sequence ATGGATTTTGCCTTAGCAACACAACTGTATCCTGAAGAGTACTGGTATCAGTCTGACTCTTACCTCAAGGATGAGCCAGAGTTCGATCTGATCCAAGTCGTTCAGCAATTACATGCCAGTTTAGAGCCAAGGACAGTCTTTGCCTGCTTCGGCAAAGTCATCGGCCAACATTTGCCTATCCAAGGCATTCAGCTTGCTGTCGAGCAGCAAAAGCTCAGCTGGGGGCGCCACCACGGCTTAAGCTTGCAAAGAAACCTGTGCCACAATGACACTAACATGGCGTTTCAATACCAGTTGTCGGCCCCACTCACACCTTTACAGTTAATGCAGCTTGAGAAAATAGAACCACTGTTTGCTCTGCCTTTTATTAATGCACTTAAATATCAAAAGATGGCCAACCAAGCCATGTTTGATGCATTAACGGGTTTAGGCAATCGCCATTACTATAGTCAATCTATCCTCAATGCCCTCGCTCGTGCCCAACGTAAGCATGGCAAGGTATCCTTAGTGGTGTTGGATTTAGACAGATTTAAAAATTTAAATGATGAATTTGGCCATAAGCTCGGTGACACTGTGCTTATGGAGTTTGCTAAGGTAATCAATAAAGCAATTCGCAATACAGATCAAGCTTTTAGAATTGGTGGCGACGAGTTTGTCATTATCGTTCAGGGTGACGAAGACGCCGCAGGCATATTATGTCATAGGATCATGGAATTTATCCCCACCAACCCTTTGCTCAATCAATTTCAAGTGCAAACAAGTATGGGTGTTGCGGGTCATAAAAGTGCGCAAAACCCAGAGCAGCTTTATGAAATTGCCGATAAAGCCCTGTACAGCGCCAAAGCGGACGGAAGAAACGGCTTTAAAATAGATAAAGCCAGTTAG